The following proteins are co-located in the Castanea sativa cultivar Marrone di Chiusa Pesio chromosome 8, ASM4071231v1 genome:
- the LOC142606915 gene encoding uncharacterized protein LOC142606915 translates to MPSESDKWGWKHVTVFGGFDKGSGTKRWKCNHCNLRYNGSYSRVRAHLLGFTGVGVKSCPAIDRSLREGFQILEEERLARKKKRNSGNGKPGKRIRTSRPSLTCVTKEDVDDILARFFYADGLKIKVVNSPYFLEMAKAIAAFGPGYEPPTKDELSDSFLSKEKGRIEKSVGLVRESWPHTGCTILCLGHLDGLQDCFHIDVFVSSPRGLIFLKAVDIDVIDEVDNVLSGVLGDAIEEVGPTNVVQIISHLVSQLGQACCKSSESHILSKFPHLFWSPCTSHSICMLMEEIAELEWIKPVILCAKEIEECVMTFQRSSPGILIQKLKGSSDLISTKFAPSYGIIQRIFQLKQELQQVVVGEDWKQWKLCIPEDIIGIEVEAAITGDDFWSRAHLFLQLCEPFLRFLAVLNIDRSVMGDVYDWRVQALEAVRSKGIEESALNQLEELIENRWDVLFSPLHAAGYILNPKYFGKGQTKDRTVMRGWKATLERYEGDSAVRRVLREQFSSYWRLEGSLGEEDAVDCRDKMDPVAWWENFGFETPYLQTLAMKVLSQVSSVGTCEEIWQDNDFPCRETASRLGVERVEDLVFVRNNLRLNRQRNGISSSPSGKRNISSSSPSRIKMWDGTLLDQTKGIFSIHDTL, encoded by the coding sequence ATGCCATCGGAATCTGATAAGTGGGGATGGAAGCACGTCACTGTGTTTGGTGGATTTGACAAGGGAAGTGGTACAAAAAGGTGGAAATGCAACCACTGTAATCTACGGTATAATGGATCTTATTCACGTGTTAGAGCACACCTTCTCGGGTTTACTGGTGTTGGGGTCAAAAGCTGCCCAGCAATAGACAGGTCTTTGAGAGAGGGATTTCAGATATTAGAGGAAGAACGCCTTGCtcggaaaaagaaaaggaattctGGAAATGGGAAGCCTGGGAAGCGCATTCGTACTTCACGACCAAGTCTTACCTGTGTCACCAAAGAAGATGTGGATGACATTTTAGCAAGATTTTTCTATGCTGATGGATTGAAGATCAAAGTTGTCAACTCTCCTTACTTTCTTGAAATGGCAAAAGCAATTGCTGCTTTTGGCCCTGGATATGAACCCCCAACAAAAGATGAACTGTCTGATTCTTTTCTAAgtaaagagaaaggaagaatTGAAAAATCTGTTGGTCTAGTTAGGGAGTCCTGGCCTCACACAGGATGCACGATACTTTGTCTCGGCCACTTAGATGGCTTGCAGGACTGCTTCCACATTGATGTATTTGTCTCTAGCCCACGGGGGCTTATATTTTTGAAAGCAGTAGATATAGATGTTATTGATGAGGTGGATAATGTGTTATCTGGTGTCCTTGGTGATGCAATCGAAGAAGTTGGGCCTACAAATGTGGTTCAGATAATTTCACATCTAGTCTCACAGCTAGGCCAAGCCTGTTGTAAATCTTCTGAATCCCATATATTGTCAAAGTTTCCTCACTTATTCTGGTCTCCTTGCACATCACATTCTATCTGCATGCTAATGGAAGAAATAGCTGAATTGGAGTGGATCAAACCTGTTATCTTGTGTGCTAAGGAAATCGAGGAATGCGTCATGACATTTCAGCGTTCTTCTCCAGgtattttaattcaaaaattgaaAGGGAGCTCTGACTTAATTTCTACTAAGTTTGCACCTTCCTATGGCATTATCCAGAGAATTTTTCAGCTAAAGCAAGAACTTCAACAGGTTGTTGTTGGTGAAGACTGGAAGCAATGGAAGCTTTGTATTCCAGAGGACATTATAGGTATTGAGGTTGAAGCTGCCATTACAGGGGATGATTTCTGGAGCAGGGCCCATTTATTCTTGCAGTTATGTGAGCCTTTCCTGAGGTTCCTTGCTGTGCTTAATATTGATCGATCTGTAATGGGAGATGTTTATGATTGGCGAGTTCAGGCCCTTGAAGCTGTGAGAAGTAAAGGAATTGAGGAAAGTGCATTGAATCAATTggaagagttgatagaaaacaGATGGGATGTGTTATTTTCTCCTCTTCATGCTGCAGGTTATATACTAAATCCTAAATATTTTGGGAAAGGTCAAACAAAGGATAGAACTGTAATGCGGGGTTGGAAAGCCACTCTAGAAAGATATGAGGGTGACAGTGCAGTGAGACGGGTTCTTAGAGAGCAGTTTAGCTCTTACTGGAGACTGGAAGGATCCTTAGGAGAGGAAGATGCTGTGGATTGTAGAGATAAAATGGATCCTGTTGCTTGGTGGGAGAACTTTGGTTTTGAAACACCCTACTTACAGACACTAGCCATGAAAGTTCTGAGTCAGGTTTCAAGTGTTGGGACGTGTGAAGAGATATGGCAAGATAATGATTTTCCATGTCGAGAAACAGCCAGCAGGTTGGGAGTGGAGAGAGTGGAAGATCTAGTTTTTGTTAGAAACAACCTTAGACTTAATAGACAAAGAAATGGAATTTCAAGCTCCCCATCTGGTAAAAGAAACATTAGCTCAAGCAGCCCATCCAGAATTAAGATGTGGGATGGCACTCTTCTTGATCAAACAAAGGGCATATTTAGTATTCATGACACTTTGTGA